A single genomic interval of Trichosurus vulpecula isolate mTriVul1 chromosome 6, mTriVul1.pri, whole genome shotgun sequence harbors:
- the LOC118853360 gene encoding caspase-3-like translates to MANTEITVDSRSTKSAGLRIFHGSKSAESELWSDSYKMDYPEMGLCIVINNENFHPNTGMSFRYGTDVDAAHLGDTFKNLKYEVRNQKDLTCNEIIELMYNVSKEDHSQRSSFICVILSHGEEGVIFGTDGPIELGRLTCFFKGDRCRSLTGKPKLFIIQACRGTELDCGIQTDSGPLHGVTGEDTMCQKIPVEADFLYAYSTAPGYYSWRNSKDGSWFIQSLCAMLKQYAHKLEIMQILTRVNRKVATEFESFSSDTDFHAKKQVPCIMSMLTKDLYFSP, encoded by the exons AAGAATCTTCCACGGTAGCAAGTCAGCAGAATCTGAATTGTGGTCAGACAGCTACAAAATGGATTATCCAGAAATGGGGTTATGTATAGTAATCAATAATGAAAATTTTCACCCAAACACTG gCATGTCATTTCGTTATGGTACGGATGTAGATGCAGCACACCTTGGGGATACATTCAAGAACTTGAAATATGAAGTCAGGAATCAAAAAGATCTGACATGTAACGAAATAATTGAATTAATGTACAATG TTTCTAAAGAAGATCACAGCCAAAGGAGTAGTTTTATTTGCGTGATCCTAAGTCACGGTGAAGAAGGAGTCATCTTTGGGACAGATGGACCTATTGAACTGGGAAGATTGACATGTTTCTTTAAAGGGGATAGATGTAGAAGTCTAACAGGAAAACCAAAGCTTTTTATTATTCAG GCATGTAGAGGCACAGAGTTGGATTGTGGTATTCAGACAGACAGTGGCCCTCTTCACGGTGTCACTGGTGAGGACACAATGTGCCAGAAAATACCTGTTGAGGCAGATTTCTTATATGCATATTCTACAGCCCCAG GCTACTATTCTTGGAGAAATTCAAAGGATGGTTCATGGTTTATCCAATCACTTTGTGCAATGCTGAAACAGTATGCTCACAAGCTTGAGATTATGCAGATCCTTACCAGAGTTAATCGGAAGGTTGCCACAGAATTTGAatctttctcctctgacactgattTCCATGCAAAGAAGCAGGTGCCATGTATTATGTCCATGCTTACTAAAGATCTATATTTTTCCCCCTAA